A genomic segment from Actinomadura hallensis encodes:
- the larB gene encoding nickel pincer cofactor biosynthesis protein LarB — MIRPVAAADAGGLDLDRVRECVKDLLARDAEAAFLRRASREQFEAAREAAPDAVHHPRSGLVVLTRPRPRPCSWTPRPVAVVSAGTADLPVAEEAVAAAAALGLPATLTADVGVAGLHRLLAVRDELDEARLLIVVAGMDGALPSVAARLASRPVVAVPTSVGYGSADGGLAALAALLASGAPGLAVTGVDDGLGAAVFARRLLA; from the coding sequence GTGATCCGCCCCGTCGCCGCCGCCGACGCCGGCGGCCTCGACCTGGACCGGGTGCGCGAGTGCGTCAAGGACCTGCTCGCCCGCGACGCGGAGGCCGCCTTCCTCCGGCGCGCGTCGCGGGAGCAGTTCGAGGCGGCGCGCGAGGCCGCGCCCGACGCCGTCCACCATCCGCGCTCCGGGCTCGTGGTGCTGACCCGCCCGCGTCCCCGCCCGTGCTCGTGGACGCCGCGGCCGGTCGCGGTCGTCTCGGCGGGCACGGCCGACCTGCCGGTGGCGGAGGAGGCGGTGGCGGCGGCCGCCGCGCTGGGCCTGCCCGCGACGCTGACCGCCGACGTCGGGGTGGCGGGCCTGCACCGTCTCCTCGCGGTGCGGGACGAGCTGGACGAGGCGCGGCTGCTCATCGTCGTGGCGGGCATGGACGGCGCGCTGCCGTCGGTGGCGGCGAGGCTCGCGTCGCGCCCGGTCGTGGCGGTGCCGACGAGCGTCGGCTACGGCAGCGCGGACGGGGGCCTCGCGGCGCTCGCGGCGCTGCTGGCCTCCGGCGCGCCGGGCCTCGCCGTCACCGGAGTCGACGACGGCCTGGGGGCCGCGGTGTTCGCCAGGAGGCTGCTCGCATGA
- a CDS encoding zinc-dependent alcohol dehydrogenase, which produces MILALEYHRSPARYLAAGRLPGRLRPAAVPSLAPLRLSHRPPPAAPGPGWVRLRTVLSGICGSDLAMAAGKVSPYLSPLVSMPFVPGHEVLAELMDDVDGMPAGTRVVLDPVLPCRARGTGPCPSCASGHENRCDHVNAGRISSGLQTGFCADTGGGWSERLVAHRTQLHRVPESLPPERAVLAEPLACAVRSVRRIDVPRGTSIVVVGAGTVGLLTVLALRELTPAGPITVIARHAGQRRRARALGATETIDPSAALRGLRRITGGSLVRPELGPGYLLGGADIVVECTGGEGLDTALRLVRAGGTVLLSGMPAKPVDLTPAWYRELNIVGSYASRGADDFQAALDLASHDALGGFVDGVYPLTRWRDALSHALSAGRSGSVKIAFAPQNGGAVPPGGDGADHLDREGADG; this is translated from the coding sequence ATGATCCTGGCGCTGGAGTACCACCGCTCGCCCGCCCGCTACCTCGCCGCCGGGCGGCTGCCGGGACGGCTGCGCCCCGCGGCCGTCCCCTCGCTCGCGCCGCTGCGGCTGTCGCACCGCCCGCCGCCCGCGGCGCCCGGCCCCGGCTGGGTGCGGCTGCGGACCGTCCTGTCGGGCATCTGCGGGTCGGACCTGGCGATGGCGGCGGGGAAGGTGTCGCCGTACCTGTCGCCGCTGGTGTCCATGCCGTTCGTCCCGGGCCACGAGGTGCTCGCCGAGCTGATGGACGACGTCGACGGCATGCCCGCCGGCACCCGCGTGGTCCTCGACCCGGTGCTGCCGTGCCGGGCGCGCGGCACCGGCCCGTGCCCGTCCTGCGCGAGCGGCCACGAGAACCGCTGCGACCACGTGAACGCCGGGCGCATCTCGTCGGGCCTGCAGACCGGCTTCTGCGCCGACACCGGCGGCGGCTGGTCGGAGCGGCTGGTCGCGCACCGCACCCAGCTGCACCGGGTGCCGGAGTCGCTGCCGCCCGAGCGGGCCGTGCTGGCCGAGCCGCTCGCCTGCGCGGTGCGGTCGGTGCGCCGCATCGACGTCCCGCGCGGCACGTCGATCGTCGTGGTCGGCGCCGGGACGGTCGGGCTGCTGACCGTCCTCGCGCTGCGGGAGCTGACCCCCGCCGGGCCGATCACCGTCATCGCCCGGCACGCCGGGCAGCGGCGGCGGGCCCGCGCCCTCGGCGCGACCGAGACCATCGACCCGTCGGCGGCGCTGCGGGGGCTGCGGCGCATCACCGGCGGCTCGCTCGTCCGCCCCGAGCTCGGCCCCGGCTACCTGCTCGGCGGCGCGGACATCGTCGTCGAGTGCACGGGCGGCGAGGGGCTCGACACCGCGCTGCGGCTCGTCCGCGCCGGCGGGACCGTGCTGCTGTCCGGCATGCCCGCGAAGCCGGTCGACCTGACGCCCGCGTGGTACCGGGAGCTGAACATCGTCGGGTCCTACGCGAGCCGCGGCGCGGACGACTTCCAGGCCGCGCTCGACCTGGCCTCCCACGACGCCCTCGGCGGCTTCGTCGACGGCGTGTACCCCCTCACCCGCTGGCGGGACGCGCTGTCGCACGCGCTGTCCGCCGGCCGCTCGGGCAGCGTCAAGATCGCTTTCGCCCCGCAGAACGGCGGCGCCGTCCCGCCGGGCGGCGACGGCGCCGACCACCTCGATCGCGAAGGAGCCGATGGATGA
- a CDS encoding lysophospholipid acyltransferase family protein, which yields MSGGRMKLVQEIRLLRRGRDWRGRAPAPRSAQPWSEGPRSRPFPTEWARTPLAAAARTVAFDGVLRTVTWNQTRPEIHGLDLIEGIRGPVVFVANHASHLDTPLILGSLPARLRRRVAVAAAADYFFDARWRAIATALTFNAFPIERRGVERSLDLASELLEDGWSLLIYPEGTRSPDGWARRFRMGAALLCREHGVPAVPLVLRGTYQAMPRGGFWPKRGRPVVSVRYGRPMVCEPDESTGAFNGRLEDEVGRLWVEHDEGWWASLHSPDRRRVPRGPDAPEWRRRWEATRPAPPPSRHHRIWRRR from the coding sequence ATGAGCGGGGGCCGCATGAAGCTCGTCCAGGAGATCCGGCTGCTGCGGCGCGGGCGCGACTGGCGGGGACGCGCCCCCGCGCCCCGGTCGGCGCAGCCGTGGTCGGAGGGGCCGCGCTCACGGCCGTTCCCCACCGAGTGGGCGCGGACCCCGCTCGCCGCGGCCGCCCGGACGGTCGCCTTCGACGGCGTGCTGAGGACGGTCACCTGGAACCAGACGCGGCCCGAGATCCACGGCCTCGACCTCATCGAGGGGATCAGGGGCCCGGTCGTGTTCGTCGCCAACCACGCGAGCCACCTCGACACTCCGCTGATCCTCGGGTCGCTCCCGGCCCGGCTCAGGCGGCGCGTCGCGGTCGCGGCGGCCGCCGACTACTTCTTCGACGCCCGCTGGCGCGCGATCGCGACCGCGCTGACGTTCAACGCGTTCCCGATCGAGCGGCGCGGCGTCGAACGCTCCCTGGACCTGGCGTCCGAGCTGCTCGAGGACGGATGGAGCCTGCTCATCTACCCCGAGGGCACCCGGTCGCCGGACGGCTGGGCGCGCCGGTTCCGGATGGGCGCGGCGCTGCTGTGCCGCGAGCACGGCGTCCCGGCCGTCCCGCTGGTGCTGCGCGGCACCTACCAGGCGATGCCGCGCGGCGGGTTCTGGCCGAAGCGGGGCCGCCCCGTCGTGTCCGTGCGGTACGGCAGGCCGATGGTCTGCGAGCCCGACGAGTCGACGGGCGCGTTCAACGGGCGGCTGGAGGACGAGGTCGGCCGGCTGTGGGTCGAGCACGACGAGGGCTGGTGGGCGTCGCTGCACTCCCCGGACCGCCGCCGCGTCCCGCGCGGGCCGGACGCCCCGGAGTGGCGCCGCAGGTGGGAGGCGACGCGGCCGGCGCCGCCGCCGTCCCGCCACCACCGCATCTGGCGCCGCCGCTGA
- the larE gene encoding ATP-dependent sacrificial sulfur transferase LarE codes for MPDRPVPRPPDTPADAVPSKVAALRRELASLPGAVVAYSGGVDSSLLAYLAHRELGERALAVTADSPSLARTELADARAQAARLGMRHRVVPTRELDDERYAANRADRCRFCKEALVSVLNAVAAEAGDWPVLLGVNTDDLGDHRPGQSAARRMGARFPMVDAGLSKADVRAAARGLGLPTSDKPASACLSSRIAYGVPVTREALRRVEDAEAALRRAGFGGRLRVRDQGGDLARIEVEAADIARAAERAPAIVALLKDAGFRYVTLDLEPYRQGSHNAVLGLPSVRAAS; via the coding sequence ATGCCCGACAGGCCCGTCCCGCGGCCACCGGACACGCCGGCGGACGCGGTGCCGTCCAAGGTCGCCGCCCTGCGGAGGGAGCTCGCCTCCCTGCCGGGCGCCGTGGTCGCCTACTCGGGCGGGGTCGACAGCTCGCTGCTGGCCTACCTGGCGCACCGGGAGCTGGGGGAACGGGCCCTCGCGGTCACCGCGGACTCGCCGTCCCTCGCCCGGACGGAGCTGGCCGACGCCCGCGCGCAGGCCGCGCGGCTCGGCATGCGGCACCGCGTGGTGCCGACCCGCGAGCTGGACGACGAGCGGTACGCCGCCAACCGCGCCGACCGCTGCCGGTTCTGCAAGGAGGCCCTCGTCTCGGTGCTGAACGCGGTCGCGGCGGAGGCGGGGGACTGGCCGGTCCTGCTCGGCGTGAACACCGACGACCTCGGCGACCACCGTCCAGGGCAGAGCGCCGCCCGCCGGATGGGGGCGCGGTTCCCGATGGTGGACGCGGGGCTGAGCAAGGCCGACGTGCGCGCCGCCGCCCGCGGGCTGGGGCTCCCCACGTCCGACAAGCCCGCCTCGGCGTGCCTGTCGTCGCGGATCGCCTACGGCGTGCCGGTGACGCGGGAGGCGCTCCGGCGGGTCGAGGACGCCGAGGCCGCGCTGCGCCGCGCCGGGTTCGGCGGGCGGCTCCGGGTGCGCGACCAGGGCGGCGACCTCGCCCGGATCGAGGTGGAGGCCGCCGACATCGCGCGCGCCGCCGAGCGGGCGCCCGCGATCGTCGCGCTCCTCAAGGACGCCGGTTTCCGCTACGTGACCCTCGACCTGGAGCCCTACCGGCAGGGCAGCCACAACGCCGTCCTCGGCCTGCCGAGTGTGCGCGCCGCGTCGTAG
- a CDS encoding HAD-IB family hydrolase translates to MSVLEDSVLEDLAGRTVLLTGVTGFIGQALLERLLSGYPDTRVVTVLRGRPGVTAEERLDELVAKPVFAPWRERVGEDEARAAVRNRVRVVAADITDSVPELPDDVDVVVHGASIVSFDPPIDEAFATNVVGTVNLYEAVRRAAERSGRSPHVVHVSTAYVAGSRKGIVAETALDHDVDWATELEYAVEARRSVERASRRPEVLGRLRAAALREQGKAGPAAVAADTERRRREEVDSRLTDYGRERARSLGWPDVYTFTKALGERAAEQTVRDLPLSIVRPAIVESALRHPYPGWIDGFKMADPLILAYGQGMLRALSGIPDGIVDIIPVDLVVNALLGAAARPPEPGDPAYYHVGSGARNPLTLQRLVELVQDYFAEHPLPAPDGRGAIRPREVTLLSDGRAAKVLGTAERAMDLAERALMILPSGDRTRGWQRTLHKQGREVRTLRRYRDLYGAYGAAEVVYADSRTLALDRTLPDGAGCDSAVIDWDHYLREVHCPAVTAAFRLAPPHHPPPRPALTSGRPAPPPRRFEERRDVAAVFDLDGTIVASDVVEAHLWARLLDVPLRSWPGTLLPVLRAAPRYLRTEHRDRGEFLREFVRRYEGADEAELRALARDRLADVLLRRAWPQAIRRIRRHRAAGHRTVLLTGTVDVFVEPLRALFDDMLAARLRVVDGRCTGHFEHPPLIGEARAAWLRAWARDEGIDLTESWAYGDHYSDRPVLEEVGNPVAVNPDARLYRHAKRRRWEIAAWDGDAGAVSALLDAALEEAR, encoded by the coding sequence ATGAGCGTGCTGGAGGACAGCGTGCTGGAGGACCTCGCCGGACGCACCGTCCTGCTGACCGGCGTCACCGGCTTCATCGGGCAGGCGCTCCTGGAGCGGCTGCTGTCCGGGTATCCCGACACCCGCGTCGTCACCGTGCTGCGCGGGCGGCCCGGCGTCACCGCGGAGGAACGGCTCGACGAGCTGGTCGCCAAACCGGTGTTCGCCCCCTGGCGGGAACGGGTCGGCGAGGACGAGGCCCGCGCGGCCGTGCGGAACCGGGTGCGCGTCGTCGCCGCCGACATCACCGACTCCGTCCCCGAACTCCCCGACGACGTGGACGTGGTCGTGCACGGCGCGTCCATCGTGTCGTTCGACCCGCCGATCGACGAGGCGTTCGCGACCAACGTCGTCGGCACCGTCAACCTGTACGAGGCCGTCCGGCGGGCCGCGGAGCGGTCCGGGAGGTCCCCGCACGTCGTGCACGTGTCCACCGCGTACGTCGCGGGCTCCCGCAAGGGCATCGTCGCGGAGACGGCCCTGGACCACGACGTGGACTGGGCCACCGAGCTGGAGTACGCGGTCGAGGCCCGCCGCTCCGTGGAGCGCGCGTCCCGGCGGCCCGAGGTCCTCGGGCGGCTGCGCGCCGCCGCGCTGCGCGAGCAGGGCAAGGCCGGCCCGGCCGCGGTCGCCGCCGACACCGAGCGCCGCCGCCGCGAGGAGGTCGACTCCCGCCTCACCGACTACGGCCGGGAACGGGCCCGCAGCCTCGGCTGGCCCGACGTGTACACGTTCACCAAGGCGCTCGGGGAGCGCGCCGCCGAGCAGACCGTCCGGGACCTGCCGCTGTCGATCGTCCGTCCCGCGATCGTGGAGAGCGCCCTGCGGCACCCGTACCCCGGCTGGATCGACGGGTTCAAGATGGCCGACCCGCTGATCCTCGCCTACGGGCAGGGCATGCTGCGCGCGCTCTCCGGCATCCCCGACGGGATCGTCGACATCATCCCCGTCGACCTCGTGGTGAACGCGCTGCTCGGCGCGGCCGCGCGGCCCCCGGAGCCCGGCGACCCCGCGTACTACCACGTGGGGTCGGGCGCCCGGAACCCGCTCACGCTGCAGCGGCTCGTCGAGCTCGTCCAGGACTACTTCGCCGAGCACCCGCTGCCCGCCCCCGACGGGCGCGGCGCGATCCGCCCCCGCGAGGTGACGCTGCTCAGCGACGGCCGCGCCGCGAAGGTGCTGGGCACCGCCGAGCGCGCGATGGACCTCGCCGAACGCGCCCTGATGATCCTGCCGAGCGGCGACCGCACCCGCGGCTGGCAGCGCACCCTGCACAAGCAGGGCCGGGAGGTGCGGACGCTGCGCCGCTACCGCGACCTGTACGGGGCGTACGGCGCGGCGGAGGTCGTCTACGCCGACTCCCGCACCCTCGCGCTCGACCGCACGCTGCCCGACGGCGCCGGCTGCGACTCGGCGGTCATCGACTGGGACCACTACCTCCGCGAGGTGCACTGCCCCGCCGTCACCGCCGCCTTCCGGCTCGCCCCGCCGCACCACCCGCCGCCGCGCCCGGCGCTGACGTCGGGCCGCCCGGCCCCGCCGCCGCGACGGTTCGAGGAGCGCCGGGACGTCGCCGCCGTGTTCGACCTCGACGGCACGATCGTCGCGTCCGACGTCGTGGAGGCGCACCTGTGGGCGCGGCTGCTGGACGTCCCGCTGCGGTCCTGGCCGGGGACGCTGCTGCCGGTGCTGCGGGCCGCGCCCCGCTACCTGCGCACCGAGCACCGCGACCGCGGCGAGTTCCTCCGCGAGTTCGTCCGCCGGTACGAGGGCGCGGACGAGGCGGAGCTGCGCGCGCTCGCCCGGGACCGGCTCGCCGACGTGCTGCTGCGGCGGGCGTGGCCGCAGGCGATCCGCCGGATCCGGCGGCACCGCGCCGCCGGGCACCGCACCGTCCTGCTCACCGGCACCGTGGACGTGTTCGTCGAGCCGCTCCGCGCCCTCTTCGACGACATGCTCGCCGCGCGGCTCCGCGTCGTCGACGGGCGCTGCACCGGGCACTTCGAGCATCCCCCGCTCATCGGGGAGGCCCGCGCCGCGTGGCTGCGCGCCTGGGCCCGCGACGAGGGCATCGACCTGACCGAGAGCTGGGCGTACGGAGACCACTACTCGGACCGCCCCGTCCTGGAGGAGGTCGGCAACCCCGTCGCCGTCAACCCCGACGCCCGGCTGTACCGGCACGCCAAGCGGCGGCGCTGGGAGATCGCGGCCTGGGACGGCGACGCCGGGGCGGTGTCCGCCCTCCTCGACGCGGCCCTGGAGGAGGCCCGATGA
- a CDS encoding lactate racemase domain-containing protein, whose product MSRPGLVLEVDERTPPILVHEGEGFRLERFPLGTRVIYPPDSLPGIRDVNGRIREALLNPLGSEPLPELLRPGMRLTIVFDDLSLPLPPMRAPDVRQRVIEQVLEMAAAAGVDDVELIAGNALHRRMTPAEIKHIVGERVFTSFWPDRLRNHDAEDRDNLTSLGQTRHGEDVEINRRAAESDLIVYVNINLVAMNGGAKSVAVGLASYKSLRHHHNVHTLRHSRSFNDPPNSAMHHSYDRMHRLLSESVRVFHVECTLNNDQFPSPFEFLNKREWEWTLKDQAKFLAAKRANDLAPAGARHRVWQAMRAPYGITGVHAGATDLVHERTLAAVHRQQLTEVHGQSDVLMLGLPYLCPYNVNSVMNPILVFSLGLGYYFNMYRGKPLVREGGALIMYHPMKSEFHPLHHPSYIDFYEEVLTQTTDPATIETKYEEQYATDPWYVHLYRNSYAYHGVHPFYMWYWGAHALSHLGDVICVGADRRVASRLGFRAASTLADALEMAGETVGRSPSLAYLHTPPMTLADVR is encoded by the coding sequence ATGAGCAGACCGGGACTCGTGCTGGAGGTGGACGAGAGGACGCCCCCCATCCTGGTGCACGAGGGAGAGGGGTTCCGGCTCGAACGCTTCCCTCTCGGCACCCGAGTCATCTACCCGCCGGACTCGCTGCCCGGCATCCGCGACGTGAACGGCCGGATCCGGGAGGCGCTGCTGAACCCGCTCGGCAGCGAGCCGCTGCCCGAGCTGCTGCGCCCCGGAATGCGGCTGACGATCGTGTTCGACGACCTGTCGCTGCCGCTGCCGCCGATGCGGGCGCCCGACGTCCGGCAGCGGGTGATCGAGCAGGTGCTGGAGATGGCCGCGGCCGCCGGCGTGGACGACGTGGAGCTGATCGCCGGCAACGCGCTGCACCGCCGGATGACGCCCGCGGAGATCAAGCACATCGTCGGCGAGCGCGTGTTCACCTCGTTCTGGCCGGACCGGCTCCGCAACCACGACGCCGAGGACCGCGACAACCTGACGTCCCTCGGGCAGACCCGGCACGGCGAGGACGTCGAGATCAACCGGCGGGCCGCCGAGAGCGACCTCATCGTCTACGTGAACATCAACCTGGTGGCGATGAACGGCGGCGCGAAGTCCGTCGCGGTCGGGCTGGCGTCGTACAAGAGCCTGCGGCACCACCACAACGTCCACACGCTGCGGCACTCCCGCTCGTTCAACGACCCGCCGAACTCGGCGATGCACCACTCCTACGACCGGATGCACCGGCTGCTGTCGGAGTCGGTGCGGGTGTTCCACGTCGAGTGCACCCTCAACAACGACCAGTTCCCGTCGCCGTTCGAGTTCCTGAACAAGCGCGAGTGGGAGTGGACGCTGAAGGACCAGGCGAAGTTCCTCGCCGCCAAACGCGCCAACGACCTCGCGCCCGCCGGGGCGCGGCACCGGGTGTGGCAGGCGATGCGGGCGCCGTACGGGATCACCGGCGTGCACGCCGGCGCCACCGACCTGGTCCACGAGCGGACGCTCGCCGCGGTGCACCGCCAGCAGCTCACCGAGGTGCACGGCCAGTCGGACGTGCTGATGCTGGGCCTGCCGTACCTGTGCCCCTACAACGTCAACTCGGTGATGAACCCGATCCTCGTGTTCAGCCTGGGGCTCGGCTACTACTTCAACATGTACCGGGGCAAGCCGCTCGTCCGCGAGGGCGGCGCGCTCATCATGTACCACCCGATGAAGTCGGAGTTCCATCCGCTGCACCACCCCTCCTACATCGACTTCTACGAGGAGGTGCTGACGCAGACGACGGACCCGGCGACCATCGAGACCAAGTACGAGGAGCAGTACGCCACCGACCCCTGGTACGTCCACCTGTACCGGAACTCGTACGCCTACCACGGCGTCCACCCGTTCTACATGTGGTACTGGGGCGCGCACGCCCTGTCCCACCTGGGCGACGTCATCTGCGTGGGCGCGGACCGCAGGGTCGCGTCCCGGCTCGGGTTCCGCGCGGCGAGCACGCTCGCCGACGCGCTGGAGATGGCGGGCGAGACCGTCGGCCGCAGCCCCAGCCTCGCCTACCTGCACACCCCGCCGATGACGCTGGCGGACGTCCGATGA
- the larB gene encoding nickel pincer cofactor biosynthesis protein LarB has product MTTPEAVDELGFARVDLGRGRRRGHPEAVFCEGKTTEEVVAIARSLTGAGATNVLATRASRETLHALRAAFPGAVVHERARLAVLAPVARNGAGRVAVVCGRPGDEPAAEEAALVAEAMGSRVVRRYDAPAHDPSALPGWLREQEAPEVFVVADGTGGALPTLVSGLVDRMVIALPTSAGGALPGRAALLSALNACSPGVVVVNIDNGYGAGYSAHLVNTAHLVNTAHPVETRACTGAGEAV; this is encoded by the coding sequence ATGACCACCCCGGAGGCCGTCGACGAGCTGGGCTTCGCCCGCGTCGACCTCGGACGCGGACGGCGCCGCGGCCACCCGGAGGCGGTGTTCTGCGAGGGCAAGACGACCGAGGAGGTCGTCGCGATCGCCCGGAGCCTGACCGGCGCCGGGGCGACGAACGTGCTCGCCACCCGCGCGTCCCGCGAGACCCTGCACGCGCTGCGCGCCGCGTTCCCCGGGGCGGTCGTGCACGAGCGCGCCCGGCTGGCCGTCCTCGCGCCGGTCGCGCGGAACGGCGCGGGACGCGTCGCGGTCGTGTGCGGCAGGCCCGGGGACGAGCCGGCCGCCGAGGAGGCCGCGCTGGTCGCGGAGGCGATGGGCAGCCGCGTCGTGCGCCGCTACGACGCGCCCGCGCACGACCCGTCCGCGCTGCCCGGCTGGCTGCGCGAGCAGGAGGCCCCCGAGGTGTTCGTCGTGGCCGACGGGACGGGCGGGGCCCTGCCCACCCTGGTGTCCGGCCTGGTGGACCGCATGGTCATCGCGCTGCCGACCTCGGCGGGCGGGGCCCTGCCGGGCCGGGCGGCGCTGCTGTCGGCGCTGAACGCCTGCTCCCCGGGGGTGGTCGTGGTCAACATCGACAACGGATACGGCGCCGGGTACTCCGCCCATCTCGTCAACACGGCCCACCTCGTGAACACGGCTCACCCCGTCGAGACGCGGGCGTGCACGGGCGCGGGGGAGGCCGTGTGA
- a CDS encoding LarC family nickel insertion protein, whose translation MKTAERRTIAYFNCFAGVAGDMALGALLDAGADLDEVRGMLKGLDVPGWSLDAERVMRRGIAATRAVVGVEDDAVSRTHAVIEDLVGSAPLPGRVRDRALAVFRALAEAEGAVHGTPPEDVHFHEVGGHDAIVDVVGSCAALETLGVDEVRAAPIPVGRGFIRCRHGLIPNPGPAVVELLARARAPMRGHDIDAEMATPTGTALLVVLADEFGPMPAMTVTGNGYGAGTKVFGDFPNVTQVVLGEAP comes from the coding sequence ATGAAGACCGCCGAGAGAAGGACCATCGCCTACTTCAACTGCTTCGCCGGGGTGGCCGGGGACATGGCCCTCGGCGCGCTGCTGGACGCGGGCGCCGACCTCGACGAGGTCCGCGGCATGCTCAAGGGGCTCGACGTCCCCGGCTGGTCCCTGGACGCGGAACGGGTCATGCGGCGCGGCATCGCGGCGACCCGCGCGGTCGTCGGGGTCGAGGACGACGCGGTGTCCCGGACGCACGCCGTCATCGAGGACCTCGTCGGGTCCGCGCCGCTGCCGGGCCGCGTCCGGGACCGGGCCCTCGCCGTGTTCCGGGCGCTCGCGGAGGCCGAGGGCGCCGTGCACGGCACGCCGCCGGAGGACGTGCACTTCCACGAGGTCGGCGGCCACGACGCGATCGTGGACGTCGTCGGGTCGTGCGCCGCCCTGGAGACCCTCGGCGTGGACGAGGTGCGGGCCGCGCCGATCCCGGTCGGGCGCGGGTTCATCCGGTGCCGCCACGGCCTGATCCCCAATCCCGGCCCGGCGGTCGTCGAGCTGCTCGCCCGCGCCCGCGCGCCGATGCGCGGCCACGACATCGACGCCGAGATGGCCACCCCCACGGGAACCGCGCTGCTGGTCGTCCTCGCGGACGAGTTCGGCCCGATGCCGGCGATGACCGTCACCGGCAACGGGTACGGGGCGGGGACGAAGGTCTTCGGCGACTTCCCGAACGTGACCCAGGTCGTCCTCGGCGAGGCTCCCTGA
- a CDS encoding MFS transporter, whose protein sequence is MSHIDAPAATEPVTERTTLRHWLAVLSVAAGTFLVVTAEQLPVGLLTSIGGDLGVSKGTAGLMVTVPGLVAGVSALLVPVVIGRLDRRLVLLGLISLMVAANVMSFLAPEFITLLVARFVIGISIGGFWALAAGIAVRIVPEPSVGRATSLAFGGATAANVLGVPAGTLIGGLTDWRIAFLTLGGLGLLTLAALFALLPRIPASHSIRLGGMFGLFRVPAVRAAIITTFLLITGHMAAYTFVSPILQDISGVSENLIGPLLLVFGAAGIVGTFLGGTAAGRNVRATLIAVAVLLTSVLALFPFVGVTYGIGIALLVLWGLAFGSYPVGVQIWIFKAAPDHAEAVTALNTVMFNLAIALGALIGGRIVDGASTTAALWFGAVLTALTLLTVRTAKKA, encoded by the coding sequence ATGAGTCACATCGACGCACCCGCCGCCACCGAACCCGTCACCGAACGCACCACGCTGCGGCACTGGCTCGCCGTCCTGAGCGTCGCGGCCGGGACGTTCCTCGTTGTCACGGCCGAACAGCTCCCCGTGGGCCTGCTCACCTCCATCGGAGGGGACCTCGGCGTGTCCAAGGGCACCGCGGGCCTGATGGTCACGGTCCCCGGCCTGGTCGCCGGAGTGAGCGCGCTGCTGGTCCCGGTGGTGATCGGACGCCTGGACCGCCGTCTCGTCCTGCTCGGCCTGATCTCGCTGATGGTGGCGGCGAACGTGATGTCGTTCCTCGCCCCCGAGTTCATCACGCTGCTGGTCGCCCGGTTCGTCATCGGCATCAGCATCGGCGGGTTCTGGGCGCTCGCCGCCGGAATCGCCGTCCGCATCGTCCCCGAGCCCAGCGTCGGGCGCGCCACCTCGCTCGCGTTCGGCGGCGCCACCGCCGCGAACGTCCTCGGCGTCCCGGCCGGAACCCTGATCGGCGGGCTCACCGACTGGCGCATCGCGTTCCTCACCCTCGGCGGGCTCGGCCTGCTGACGCTCGCCGCGCTGTTCGCGCTGCTGCCGCGCATCCCGGCGAGCCACTCCATCCGGCTCGGCGGCATGTTCGGGCTGTTCCGCGTCCCCGCCGTCCGGGCCGCGATCATTACCACGTTCCTGCTGATCACCGGGCACATGGCGGCCTACACGTTCGTCAGCCCCATCCTCCAGGACATCTCCGGCGTCAGCGAGAACCTGATCGGGCCGCTGCTGCTCGTGTTCGGCGCCGCGGGCATCGTCGGCACGTTCCTCGGCGGGACCGCGGCCGGACGCAACGTCCGCGCGACCCTCATCGCCGTCGCCGTCCTGCTCACCTCCGTCCTGGCGCTGTTCCCCTTCGTCGGCGTGACCTACGGGATCGGCATAGCGCTCCTCGTCCTGTGGGGCCTGGCCTTCGGCAGCTACCCGGTCGGCGTCCAGATCTGGATCTTCAAGGCGGCGCCGGACCACGCCGAGGCCGTCACGGCCCTCAACACCGTCATGTTCAACCTCGCCATCGCCCTCGGCGCCCTGATCGGCGGCCGGATCGTGGACGGCGCGTCCACCACCGCGGCCCTGTGGTTCGGAGCGGTCCTCACCGCGCTGACCCTGCTGACCGTCCGCACCGCCAAGAAGGCGTGA